The following coding sequences lie in one Hippopotamus amphibius kiboko isolate mHipAmp2 chromosome 7, mHipAmp2.hap2, whole genome shotgun sequence genomic window:
- the LOC130857626 gene encoding LOW QUALITY PROTEIN: breast cancer type 2 susceptibility protein homolog (The sequence of the model RefSeq protein was modified relative to this genomic sequence to represent the inferred CDS: inserted 1 base in 1 codon; substituted 2 bases at 2 genomic stop codons) gives MKIVIHGAELVGSPDACTPFEAPESLMLKISANSTQPACWYAKLRFFRDPRPFPLPLSSLFSDGGNVGCVDIIIQKAYPMQWMEKTSSGLYIFHNEREEEKEATKYAEVQQKKLETLLTTIQAEIEEHKETVIEXCIPPSALTRQQVRALQDGAELYEAVKNAPDPSYPEGYFSEEQLRVLNNHRQMLNDKKQAQMEVELRKAVESVQQGEQILPRDVTPVWKLRVVSYERKEKDSVLLSIWRPSSDLYSLLTEGKRYRIYHLAASKSKSKSERANIQLTATKKTQYQQLPGASXMKLQVYQPREQLRFNKLLDPDFQPPCSELDLIGCVVSVVKKIGLAPLVYLSDECHNLLAIKFWIDLNEDVIKPHMLIAASNLQWRPESKAGIPTLFAGDFSIFSASPKEGHFQETFHKMKNAIENIDIFCNDAENKLIHILNANNPKWFTPTKDYTSAPHTVQTVLGTGNKLLMSSPSSEMNYQTPLSLCKLKGKSVSTPVSAQMTSKSCCKEEKXLMTQKTAKKRRALDFLSRLPVPPPVSPICTFVSPAAQKAFQPPRSCGTKYETPMKKKELNSPQMTPLKKFNNISLLEGDSIADEELALTNTQALSSGSAGENQLTSISDSTRTAPTSPKDYLRLKRPYTTSAIKEQENSPARTEEQETNMQDTSTIKAISRRLQR, from the exons ATGAAGATCGTAATTCACGGAGCAGAGCTGGTGGGCTCTCCTGATGCCTGTACACCTTTTGAAGCCCCAGAGTCTCTTATGTTAAAGATTTCTGCTAACAGCACTCAGCCTGCTTGCTGGTATGCCAAACTCAGATTCTTTCGTGATCCTAgaccttttcctcttcccttgtcATCACTTTTCAGCGATGGAGGAAATGTTGGTTGTGTTGATATAATTATTCAAAAAGCATACCCTATGCAGTGGATGGAGAAGACATCATCTGGATTATACATATTTcacaatgaaagagaagaagaaaaggaagccacAAAATATGCAGAAGTCCAGCAAAAGAAACTGGAAACCCTATTAACTACAATTCAAGCAGAAATTGAAGAGCACAAAGAAACTGTAATAGAATGATGTATACCACCAAGTGCACTAACAAGACAGCAAGTTCGTGCTCTGCAAGATGGTGCAGAACTTTATGAAGCTGTGAAGAATGCACCAGACCCAAGTTACCCTGAGGGTTATTTTAGTGAAGAGCAATTAAGAGTCTTGAATAATCACAGACAGATGTTGAATGATAAGAAGCAAGCCCAGATGGAGGTGGAACTCAGGAAGGCTGTGGAGTCTGTCCAGCAAGGGGAACAGATTTTACCAAGGGACGTGACACCTGTGTGGAAGCTGCGCGTCGTGAGTtatgagagaaaggagaaagattcAGTTCTGTTGAGTATCTGGCGTCCATCATCAGATTTATATTCCCTCTTAACAGAGGGCAAGAGATACAGAATCTATCATCTTGCAGCATCAAAATCTAAAAGTAAATCCGAAAGAGCTAACATACagttaacagcaacaaaaaaaactcAGTATCAACAACTaccgggggcttcctag ATGAAGTTACAAGTTTATCAGCCAAGGGAGCAGCTTCGCTTCAACAAATTATTGGATCCAGACTTCCAGCCACCTTGTTCTGAGCTGGACCTAATAGGATGTGTAGTTTCTGTTGTGAAAAAAATAGGTCTTGCTCCTTTGGTCTATTTGTCAGATGAATGCCATAATTTATTGgcaataaagttttggatagatcTTAATGAAGACGTGATTAAACCTCACATGTTAATTGCTGCAAGCAACCTCCAGTGGCGACCAGAGTCCAAAGCAGGAATTCCTACTTTATTTGCTGgagatttttccatattttctgccAGTCCAAAGGAGGGCCATTTTCAAGAGACattccacaaaatgaaaaatgctattgagaatattgatatattttgcaATGATGCAGAAAACAAGCTTATTCATATACTTAATGCAAATAATCCCAAGTGGTTCACCCCAACTAAAGACTATACTTCAGCACCACACACTGTTCAAACAGTCCTTGGTACAGGAAATAAGCTTCTGATGTCTTCTCCCAGTAGTGAGATGAATTATCAAACTCCATTATCACTTTGTAAACTAAAAGGGAAGTCAGTCTCAACACCTGTATCAGCCCAAATGACTTCAAAATCTTGttgcaaagaagaga gattgaTGAcccaaaaaactgcaaaaaagagaAGAGCCTTGGATTTCTTGAGTAGACTGCCTGTACCTCCACCTGTTAGTCCTATTTGTACATTTGTTTCTCCAGCTGCACAGAAGGCATTTCAGCCACCACGGAGTTGCGGCACCAAATATGAAACAcctatgaagaaaaaagaattgaattCTCCTCAGATGACTccacttaaaaaatttaacaacatTTCTCTTTTGGAAGGTGATTCAATAGCTGATGAAGAACTTGCCCTGACAAATACCCAAGCCCTTTCGTCTGGTTCAGCAGGAGAAAATCAACTTACCTCTATCAGTGACTCCACTAGGACTGCTCCCACTAGTCCAAAAGATTATCTCAGACTGAAAAGACCTTATACTACATCTGCAATCAAAGAACAAGAGAATTCCCCAGCCAGGACTGAAGAACAGGAGACTAATATGCAGGACACAAGTACAATAAAAGCTATATCCAGGAGACTGCAAAGGTGA